GACCGGGTTTGTTTCAAAAAGCAGCCTATAGCGTTTTTCAGAGTTTTCAAGCTTTTTTTGTGCAAGTACCTGCTCGGTTATATTGTACTGACTGCCCCAGATACGGACCAGCCTGCTGTTTTCGTGAATTCCTACCAGGTTGTTGGAAATGTAAAGTTGATGGCCATTTATGTCCCTGTCAAGGGATAATTCGTTGTTGAGCCTGTAACCTGAATGAATGAATTTTCGTAAAAACTCAATATTATGTGGATTGTCATCACCACCCTGTAGTTGTGCAAGGGTAAATCCCTCCATTTCGTAAGCGTGATTATAACCATACATGGCGGCGAATGAATCGTTACATGTTTTTATGTAGCCGTGATTGAAAAGTATGTCAATCTGCTCTTCAACAGAAGTGTTTTCATCAATAGGTTTTTCGATTTCATGCAGGAATATTCCTTCATTGGCATATTTGATAAAACTGCTATAAACATCCAGCCAATATTTCAGGTCAAGTTCAAGTTGCTTTCTTGCTGTAATATCCTGGCTCGTGCCAATAAATCGCAGAGGTTTTTTGTTCTCATCCCATTCTGCAACCTTTCCTTTGCTTAATATCCATTTCCAACTGCCATTTTGATGTCTTAGCCGGTGTTCAATAATTAAGTGACCTGGTTCTCCAGATAAAAAGAGTTTAATGGAATCTTCAAGTGCTGATATGTCATCAGGGTGAAAAAGTTCACCATATTGTTCGGCTGTATAACGATCAACATTTTCAGACAATCCGATCATTTCACACCAGGTCTCGTTCACAAAAACATTTTGTGTTATGATGTCATAGTCCCACAATCCGAGATGACCACCCTGAAGTGCTATTTCGAGGCGCTCTTTATTCTCGAGTAATTCCATCTCATACAATTTATCTTTGGTGATGTTTTTTGAGGCGCCAACAATTTCGAGCAGTTGACCCTGGTCATCGAATAAGGCATTTACATTATCCTGCAAATAAACCTTTTCACCTTTTTGGTTGGTGAAGACTGTATAGTATTCGACAGAAGAATTTCCGAGCTTGATGTTTTCCTGAAAAATTTTTAAATTCTTTTCATACTGTTCTTTATCAATAAATTCAGAGAAGTTTCTTCCGACCATTTCTTCAGGGCGAAATCCATAGATAGGATCGCTTGACCTGTTGATAAAAGTGATTAATCCATTGGCATCAACGGTCCATATTACATCATGCGACAACTCAACAATTTGCTTGTACCTGCGCTCGCTACTTTGGAGTATGTCTTTTAATTTCACAACAACTTTGATTTGCTTTCTCACAATCAGATAGATCAAAACAGCAGTGAGGCAAATGAACATCCAGCCTTTGTAGGTCTGAAGTTCTTTGAGCAGATTAACATC
The window above is part of the Bacteroidales bacterium genome. Proteins encoded here:
- a CDS encoding PAS domain S-box protein, with amino-acid sequence MFRFNEYNRPALKTAIYFFIFGFLWILLSDRFLNRMVSDVNLLKELQTYKGWMFICLTAVLIYLIVRKQIKVVVKLKDILQSSERRYKQIVELSHDVIWTVDANGLITFINRSSDPIYGFRPEEMVGRNFSEFIDKEQYEKNLKIFQENIKLGNSSVEYYTVFTNQKGEKVYLQDNVNALFDDQGQLLEIVGASKNITKDKLYEMELLENKERLEIALQGGHLGLWDYDIITQNVFVNETWCEMIGLSENVDRYTAEQYGELFHPDDISALEDSIKLFLSGEPGHLIIEHRLRHQNGSWKWILSKGKVAEWDENKKPLRFIGTSQDITARKQLELDLKYWLDVYSSFIKYANEGIFLHEIEKPIDENTSVEEQIDILFNHGYIKTCNDSFAAMYGYNHAYEMEGFTLAQLQGGDDNPHNIEFLRKFIHSGYRLNNELSLDRDINGHQLYISNNLVGIHENSRLVRIWGSQYNITEQVLAQKKLENSEKRYRLLFETNPVPLIIFDLGSCNIYDVNSAAEKLFECSRTDLLKLSIQDIRPDLLMYSLDELQALLKSELSTTTELTLLINGKRKIQAEVRTDMIEYESKKAVIAAVNDITLLREAEKMVIRSLIEGEDRERKRVAKEIHDGLGQNLTAASLNFGAIKNAIERLDEAKRDQFRIGYSFLNNAIEESRNIALNLMPKAIDDFGLVPSLKSLFSQIEKSGGLKITFYENLRNDVRLPRNVELNLYRITQEALNNTLKHAGATHIFIQLLLHTKEIIYTFEDDGKGFDLRKNAKESKGMGIKNINNRAMAMSGIFEMDSTPGKGTALTIQIPL